A genome region from Hymenobacter tibetensis includes the following:
- a CDS encoding metallophosphoesterase family protein encodes MKKIGLLSDTHSYLDERILHHVSGCDEIWHAGDFGTAAVAEELAALAPLRGVYGNIDGRDVRDTQPLVQAFDIEGLRVLMTHIGGYPGHYSPAARTLLQQERPGLFISGHSHILKVMPDAKLGLLHLNPGAAGRHGFHKVRTLLRFEVVAGKVQQLQVIELGPK; translated from the coding sequence ATGAAGAAAATCGGTCTGCTCTCCGACACCCATAGCTACCTCGACGAGCGAATCTTGCACCACGTAAGCGGCTGCGACGAAATTTGGCATGCCGGCGACTTCGGCACCGCTGCCGTAGCCGAAGAGCTAGCCGCCCTTGCTCCGCTACGTGGCGTGTATGGCAATATTGATGGCCGCGACGTGCGCGACACCCAGCCGCTGGTACAGGCCTTCGACATCGAGGGCTTGCGCGTGCTAATGACGCACATTGGGGGGTACCCCGGCCATTACAGCCCGGCGGCGCGGACGCTGCTACAACAAGAACGGCCCGGCCTCTTTATAAGCGGCCATTCGCATATTCTTAAAGTCATGCCGGATGCCAAGCTCGGTTTGCTGCACTTAAACCCTGGTGCCGCCGGCCGCCACGGCTTTCACAAGGTGCGTACGCTTTTACGCTTTGAGGTAGTTGCAGGCAAAGTGCAACAGTTGCAAGTAATTGAGCTCGGTCCGAAATAA
- a CDS encoding metallophosphoesterase, translating to MNLFIIGDVHGCFHTFEKLLQYWQPDKELLVQAGDLIDRGNFAPECINLAIELEERFPGRTVFLKGNHEASMLQHFGPRGPFPPWLEWGGRFTVQQYAGRPTLLTAHLAWLARRPLLWENAYLLISHAGIADTPDPLSETHPDGILWRRGPLLNVGKRQVIGHTPTPYGEPTYDAEANVFNIDTGAYLGQCLTGIRVSHAGELLDEFLIPTVSIDIN from the coding sequence ATGAACCTCTTTATAATTGGTGATGTCCATGGCTGCTTCCATACTTTCGAGAAGTTGCTTCAATACTGGCAGCCCGATAAAGAACTCCTGGTCCAAGCTGGCGACTTGATAGACCGGGGAAATTTTGCGCCGGAGTGCATTAATTTGGCCATCGAGTTGGAGGAGCGCTTTCCTGGCCGCACAGTGTTTCTGAAAGGCAACCATGAGGCTTCCATGCTCCAACATTTCGGCCCGCGGGGGCCTTTTCCGCCGTGGCTGGAATGGGGTGGCCGTTTCACCGTACAGCAATACGCTGGCCGGCCCACACTGCTTACCGCTCACTTAGCCTGGCTGGCCCGGCGGCCGTTGCTATGGGAAAATGCCTACCTACTAATCAGCCACGCCGGCATAGCTGATACCCCTGACCCACTCAGTGAAACGCATCCTGATGGTATCCTGTGGCGCCGGGGCCCCTTGCTGAACGTGGGCAAACGCCAAGTAATTGGGCACACCCCAACGCCCTACGGCGAGCCCACCTACGATGCCGAAGCCAATGTATTCAATATTGACACGGGCGCTTACCTAGGACAGTGTCTTACGGGCATTCGGGTTTCCCATGCCGGTGAGTTGCTCGACGAATTCCTCATTCCAACCGTATCCATCGACATAAATTGA
- a CDS encoding threonine aldolase family protein: MMNSLIDLRSDTVTRPTPAMLEAMFKAPVGDDVYEEDPTVRALEQEAAARFGLEAGLFCPSGTMTNQIAIKAHTEPLSEVVCEQNSHIYLWEVGGIAFNSGASVALLPGERGRLTAAQVEAAIRPVNVHYPTTSLISLENTHNRGGGSCYNLQELEAIAEVAQRHRIPLHLDGARIFNALVATGQQAADYGRIFDTISVCLSKGLGAPVGSVLLGSKAFIQKTKRIRKVLGGGMRQAGYLAAAGLYALEHNVARLADDHRRAQQVGATLALQAYVAEVLAVETNLVMFRLKPEMPAEQFLARLEEQGIKAASFGPQMIRFVTHLDINDEMITRLEKVLKSL, encoded by the coding sequence ATGATGAATTCATTGATTGATTTGCGGTCTGATACCGTCACGCGCCCCACTCCTGCCATGCTGGAGGCCATGTTCAAAGCACCCGTCGGCGACGACGTATACGAAGAAGACCCTACCGTACGCGCCTTGGAGCAAGAAGCAGCTGCCCGCTTCGGGCTGGAAGCCGGCTTGTTTTGCCCTTCGGGCACCATGACCAACCAAATTGCCATCAAAGCCCACACCGAACCGTTGTCGGAAGTGGTGTGCGAGCAGAACTCCCATATTTATTTGTGGGAAGTAGGCGGCATTGCCTTCAACTCGGGGGCTTCCGTGGCGTTGCTGCCTGGTGAGCGAGGCCGCCTGACAGCCGCCCAGGTGGAAGCTGCCATTCGCCCCGTCAACGTGCACTACCCCACCACGAGCCTTATATCCCTGGAAAACACGCACAATCGCGGCGGCGGCAGCTGCTACAACCTCCAAGAATTGGAAGCCATTGCCGAGGTGGCCCAGCGCCACCGCATTCCCCTACACCTTGATGGCGCCCGTATTTTCAACGCGCTTGTGGCCACTGGTCAGCAAGCTGCCGACTACGGCCGCATTTTCGATACCATTTCCGTTTGCTTGTCGAAGGGATTGGGGGCACCAGTTGGTTCGGTGCTGCTCGGTAGCAAGGCCTTTATTCAGAAAACCAAGCGCATCCGCAAAGTGCTGGGTGGTGGCATGCGGCAAGCAGGCTACTTAGCGGCGGCAGGCCTGTATGCCCTCGAGCACAACGTCGCACGCCTAGCCGACGACCATCGTCGGGCCCAGCAAGTAGGAGCCACCCTGGCGTTGCAGGCGTATGTAGCGGAAGTGCTGGCCGTTGAAACCAACTTGGTCATGTTCCGCCTGAAGCCGGAAATGCCGGCCGAGCAGTTTCTGGCGCGGCTCGAAGAACAGGGTATCAAGGCGGCTTCGTTTGGTCCGCAAATGATTCGCTTTGTGACGCACCTAGATATCAACGACGAAATGATTACGCGCTTGGAAAAAGTCCTAAAAAGTCTCTAG
- a CDS encoding DNA-3-methyladenine glycosylase family protein, whose protein sequence is MPAAPRKPAFPPTLPTNSTEAALAHLRQADPVLAGIIDRGQPILPSAHEDLYVALLRAIVSQQISTKAAAAIWRKVQTLFPPDGYPEPAALLALTEEDLRTAGLSRQKAGYLRAIADFAQRDQLDHAHLSQLSEDDFTRHLTQIKGVGRWTAQMLQMFALDQPDVFAEGDLGIQNAMRKHYHLPETGKALLTRMTELAEPWRPYRSLACKYLWQSLDNQPAA, encoded by the coding sequence ATGCCTGCTGCTCCGCGCAAACCTGCTTTTCCTCCTACCCTACCAACGAATTCAACGGAGGCGGCCCTGGCACACCTGCGTCAGGCCGACCCGGTGCTGGCTGGCATTATCGACCGGGGCCAGCCGATACTCCCTTCCGCGCACGAAGACCTGTATGTAGCCTTGCTCCGGGCCATTGTCAGCCAACAGATTTCCACCAAAGCCGCCGCTGCCATTTGGCGCAAAGTGCAAACGCTGTTTCCGCCAGATGGCTACCCCGAACCGGCCGCACTGCTGGCGTTGACGGAAGAGGACCTACGCACTGCCGGACTGTCGCGCCAAAAAGCCGGCTACTTGCGGGCCATTGCCGACTTCGCTCAGCGCGACCAACTCGACCACGCCCACCTCAGCCAGCTTTCCGAAGATGATTTCACCCGCCACCTGACCCAAATAAAAGGCGTCGGCCGCTGGACGGCCCAAATGCTCCAAATGTTTGCTTTAGACCAGCCCGACGTGTTTGCGGAAGGCGACCTAGGCATTCAAAACGCCATGCGCAAGCACTACCACCTACCCGAAACGGGCAAGGCCCTCCTCACCCGCATGACCGAATTAGCCGAGCCGTGGCGGCCGTACCGCTCGCTGGCATGCAAATACTTGTGGCAGTCCTTGGACAATCAGCCCGCGGCATAA